One window of the Leptospiraceae bacterium genome contains the following:
- the hisS gene encoding histidine--tRNA ligase translates to MKKFSSYPGTRDFYPEEMQIRNWFFEKQREVCIQYGYEEYHAPILEFTDLYRSKSSEEIVNEQLYTFFDRGNREVSIRPEMTPTLARMVAEKMQDLILPVRWFSIANFMRYERPGKGRLREFYQLNVDLIGSDTVYADVEILSVAMDILKSYGAKEEDFLIRFSDRNLLNLWLEISDKERLRKIGRLIDKKEKITHEEFHQELQKLCNDKEIQKVYEFLNIKLDLNKISDLNNFSFQNKENLEAIKNILSRMQLLIRYLSEVHDTQNLIFDPSIVRGFDYYTGLIFEIYDTHPENQRAIFGGGRYDQLIGQFAKQSLPAIGFGLGDVTLESFLRNHNLIPHFSHRKGFYFALFDEKLYPEYLKIVQELRSFNIPVELSLQRPKKFGKELEIAEKKKYKYVVIVGEDEIQQKKITIKNLETGKQYQVSPKKEEIEPFL, encoded by the coding sequence ATGAAGAAGTTTTCTTCTTATCCTGGAACACGGGATTTTTATCCCGAAGAAATGCAAATCCGCAATTGGTTTTTCGAAAAACAACGAGAAGTATGTATTCAATATGGCTATGAAGAATACCACGCTCCTATTTTAGAATTTACAGATTTATATCGTTCCAAATCTTCTGAAGAGATTGTGAACGAACAGCTCTATACGTTTTTCGATCGCGGGAATCGAGAAGTTTCTATCCGACCAGAAATGACCCCCACTTTGGCACGGATGGTAGCAGAGAAAATGCAGGATTTAATATTACCTGTGCGATGGTTCAGTATTGCGAACTTCATGCGTTACGAACGTCCGGGAAAAGGAAGGCTACGAGAGTTCTATCAGCTCAACGTGGATTTGATCGGGTCTGATACTGTTTATGCTGATGTGGAGATTCTTTCGGTTGCAATGGATATACTCAAAAGTTATGGAGCAAAAGAAGAGGATTTTTTGATTCGCTTTAGTGATAGAAACCTTTTGAACTTGTGGTTAGAAATCTCCGACAAAGAAAGGCTCCGAAAAATTGGAAGGCTAATTGACAAAAAAGAAAAAATCACTCATGAAGAATTCCATCAAGAACTCCAAAAACTATGCAATGACAAAGAAATACAAAAAGTCTACGAATTTCTAAACATCAAGCTGGATTTAAACAAAATTTCGGATTTGAACAATTTTTCATTCCAAAACAAAGAAAACTTAGAAGCAATCAAAAACATTTTATCTCGCATGCAGCTTCTTATTCGCTATCTAAGTGAAGTTCACGACACCCAAAATCTGATTTTCGATCCTTCGATTGTGCGTGGGTTTGATTACTATACGGGTCTGATTTTTGAAATTTACGACACTCATCCTGAAAATCAAAGAGCTATCTTTGGGGGAGGTAGGTATGATCAATTGATTGGTCAATTTGCTAAGCAATCATTACCTGCGATTGGATTTGGTTTAGGGGATGTTACGTTGGAGTCTTTTTTAAGAAACCACAATTTAATTCCGCATTTTTCTCATCGAAAAGGATTTTATTTCGCTCTATTCGATGAAAAGCTTTATCCTGAATACTTAAAGATTGTTCAGGAACTTCGAAGTTTCAACATCCCCGTAGAGCTCTCACTTCAAAGACCAAAGAAATTCGGAAAAGAATTGGAAATCGCCGAGAAGAAAAAATACAAATATGTCGTGATTGTGGGAGAAGACGAAATCCAGCAGAAAAAAATCACCATCAAAAACTTAGAAACAGGAAAGCAATATCAAGTATCACCCAAAAAAGAAGAAATAGAACCTTTTTTGTAG
- the mfd gene encoding transcription-repair coupling factor, with translation MLPEIFKKFFEYLQNEITAKKTNKVYALPQSGWSLLVASYYQNLVLGKKNNIDFIVFVLPESLLAKQLYYETQLFLPQDDLYLLPEFDGLPYEWTVHNLEIESHRIRTLHAIRNRKQGIIFTTLKALIQKIAPKSLWKNYGLELKLQQEIDVSQFLQTLIGFGYHREEKVENPGEFTIKGEIIDVFPIQLPNPVRIDLFDNEIESLRFFDSDTQRSIYSVERVEILPASEVLLNEQEFNQLKEKILSFPEDLRKPDWVLVEESRTLYNSRDLPGLLNLVGVSFPLQNFWEDLETHFFWIFAEEEKFNQQYERILREYEVFYEKYKTEKVVLEVEQILNTNFNIDQFEHTLKIYSLHNIDQKNHPFITQTFLQEANRFYGRITEFKHKLEELRKKQAKIYISYATSIQGDRISFILKNEQIPHKKVNGIENTEEIGLLESPLSHGFFLPSLDFYLFTDSDIFGKSYAKKYKISSKNLSPIESFLDLKEGDYVVHVTHGIGRFLRLERIKAAGRERDCLVIEYADEDLLYVPLDQISLVQRYLSPEEHPKLDHLGKASFKKVKEKVEKNIEEFARELLELYATRMQLKGHAFPPDTELQEIFESEFPYEETPDQIRAIEEVKRDMESERPMDRLICGDVGYGKTEVAIRAVFKCVEGGKQAAIICPTTILARQHFVNFRERFKNYPINIDWISSLRSNKENQHVKKALKEGKIDVIIGTHALLSNDVVIPNLGLLVIDEEQRFGVMHKEKLKKIKKTVDVLTLTATPIPRTLHMSLIGIRDLSIINTPPKERKPVITYVLEYSDEILKEAILRELDRGGQIFYLHNRIQTLPFIAEKIHQLVPNIRIALLHSKMDEKDKDVILSEFIDGKYDLLLTTTIIENGIDIPNVNTLIVDEADRFGLSQLYQIRGRVGRSHRQAYAYFFHKGKQTLTEEAQKRLNTLLEYQELGSGFKIAMRDLEIRGAGNILGKEQSGDIIQVGYEMYLKLLENAIRKLKGETIKPEFRCIVSFPFDFFISEKYVPNTRERIEFYKKFETCTSLQQFHDVVAELKDRFGEPDEVSKIFITLEEIRTIGTELGIESISEHKGEIEIKPSSYFQVPLEKMLKVIQSKDSFYLKPGNTQYIYIDTLRLRYLKEKKFNYKDVKIVMTQEDLKYLIEKLQMLLKIKNGEDVDSLVSQGKKTYKKQKTIAQL, from the coding sequence ATGCTTCCTGAAATTTTCAAAAAATTTTTTGAATACTTACAAAATGAGATAACAGCAAAAAAGACGAATAAAGTATATGCTCTTCCTCAAAGCGGGTGGTCCTTGCTTGTTGCCTCGTATTATCAAAATTTGGTCCTTGGGAAAAAAAACAATATTGACTTTATTGTTTTTGTTTTACCAGAAAGTTTACTTGCAAAACAACTCTATTACGAAACCCAGTTATTTTTACCTCAAGATGATTTGTATTTACTTCCAGAGTTTGATGGTTTGCCGTATGAATGGACTGTTCATAATTTGGAAATCGAAAGCCACCGCATACGAACACTGCATGCCATAAGAAATCGAAAACAAGGAATCATTTTCACTACTCTAAAAGCACTGATCCAAAAGATAGCTCCAAAATCCTTATGGAAAAACTATGGATTAGAACTCAAGCTTCAACAAGAAATAGATGTTTCTCAATTCCTTCAAACCCTTATCGGTTTTGGTTATCACAGGGAAGAAAAAGTAGAAAATCCTGGAGAATTTACCATCAAAGGAGAGATCATCGATGTCTTTCCTATTCAGCTTCCCAATCCTGTGAGGATCGATCTTTTTGATAATGAAATCGAGTCCCTACGTTTTTTTGATTCGGACACCCAACGAAGTATTTATTCTGTAGAAAGAGTAGAAATCTTACCGGCAAGTGAAGTTTTACTGAATGAACAAGAATTCAATCAACTCAAAGAGAAGATTTTGAGCTTTCCGGAAGATTTACGAAAACCCGATTGGGTTCTTGTAGAGGAATCTCGAACACTTTATAATTCCCGGGATCTCCCCGGTTTATTGAACTTGGTGGGAGTTTCTTTCCCACTGCAAAATTTTTGGGAGGATTTGGAAACTCATTTTTTTTGGATCTTCGCCGAGGAAGAAAAATTCAACCAACAATACGAAAGGATTTTGCGAGAATACGAGGTCTTTTACGAAAAATACAAAACCGAAAAAGTGGTTTTGGAAGTAGAACAAATACTTAACACCAACTTTAATATAGATCAATTTGAACATACATTGAAGATTTATTCATTGCACAATATAGATCAAAAAAATCACCCTTTCATTACGCAGACTTTTTTGCAAGAGGCGAACCGCTTTTATGGAAGGATTACAGAATTCAAACATAAGCTCGAAGAACTGCGAAAGAAACAAGCAAAAATTTATATCAGCTATGCAACCTCGATTCAAGGGGATCGGATTTCTTTCATTTTGAAAAACGAACAAATCCCTCATAAAAAAGTCAATGGAATTGAAAATACCGAAGAGATTGGCTTATTGGAGTCACCTTTGAGCCATGGGTTTTTTCTTCCTTCGTTGGATTTTTATTTGTTCACGGACTCAGATATTTTCGGGAAATCCTATGCAAAAAAATATAAGATTTCTTCAAAAAATCTCTCTCCTATTGAGTCTTTTTTGGATCTTAAAGAAGGAGATTATGTGGTTCACGTAACTCATGGTATTGGGAGGTTTTTACGATTAGAGCGCATCAAAGCTGCTGGAAGAGAGCGAGATTGTTTGGTAATTGAATATGCCGACGAGGATCTTTTGTATGTTCCGTTGGATCAAATTTCTTTAGTTCAAAGGTATTTATCTCCCGAAGAACATCCCAAATTGGATCACTTAGGGAAAGCATCCTTCAAAAAAGTCAAAGAAAAAGTGGAAAAAAACATAGAAGAATTCGCAAGAGAACTTCTTGAACTTTATGCTACTCGCATGCAACTAAAAGGTCATGCCTTTCCGCCAGACACAGAACTCCAAGAAATCTTCGAGTCGGAATTTCCTTACGAAGAAACCCCTGACCAGATTCGTGCCATCGAAGAAGTCAAACGAGATATGGAATCAGAAAGACCTATGGATCGATTGATTTGTGGAGATGTGGGTTATGGAAAAACAGAAGTTGCTATCCGAGCTGTGTTTAAGTGCGTAGAGGGGGGGAAACAGGCTGCCATTATATGTCCAACAACGATCTTAGCAAGACAACACTTTGTAAACTTCAGAGAAAGATTCAAAAACTATCCTATAAACATTGATTGGATTTCGAGTTTAAGAAGCAACAAAGAAAATCAACACGTCAAAAAAGCTTTAAAAGAAGGAAAAATTGATGTGATCATTGGCACTCATGCTCTTTTATCTAATGACGTGGTAATCCCCAATTTAGGGCTTTTGGTGATTGACGAAGAACAACGATTTGGAGTGATGCACAAAGAAAAACTAAAAAAAATCAAAAAAACTGTAGATGTATTGACCTTAACAGCTACACCCATTCCGAGAACCCTTCATATGTCTTTGATTGGAATACGAGATTTGTCGATTATCAATACTCCACCAAAAGAACGAAAACCTGTGATTACATATGTTTTGGAATATTCTGATGAAATTTTGAAAGAAGCAATTTTACGAGAGCTTGATCGTGGAGGACAAATATTTTACCTTCATAATCGAATTCAAACTTTGCCTTTTATCGCAGAGAAAATCCACCAACTGGTTCCCAATATCCGTATTGCCTTGCTACATAGCAAAATGGATGAAAAAGACAAAGACGTAATTTTAAGTGAATTCATTGATGGAAAATATGACTTACTTTTAACCACTACTATCATTGAAAACGGAATCGACATTCCGAACGTAAACACCCTGATTGTGGATGAGGCAGATCGTTTTGGTCTTTCTCAGCTCTATCAGATTCGAGGAAGGGTGGGGAGGTCCCATCGTCAGGCATATGCTTATTTTTTTCATAAAGGAAAGCAAACTCTAACCGAAGAAGCCCAAAAACGTCTCAATACTTTATTAGAATACCAAGAATTAGGTAGTGGATTCAAAATTGCCATGAGGGATTTAGAAATCCGAGGAGCTGGAAACATTCTTGGAAAAGAACAATCAGGAGACATCATCCAAGTGGGATACGAAATGTATTTGAAACTTTTAGAAAATGCCATCAGGAAACTCAAAGGAGAAACCATCAAGCCAGAATTTCGTTGTATAGTGTCTTTTCCTTTTGACTTTTTTATTTCTGAAAAATACGTCCCCAATACTCGAGAAAGAATCGAGTTCTATAAGAAATTCGAGACTTGCACGAGCCTACAGCAATTTCATGATGTGGTGGCGGAACTCAAAGATCGTTTTGGTGAGCCTGATGAAGTCTCAAAGATTTTCATTACCTTAGAAGAAATTCGAACCATAGGAACGGAATTGGGAATAGAATCCATCTCCGAACACAAAGGAGAAATCGAAATCAAGCCTTCATCGTATTTCCAAGTTCCGTTAGAAAAAATGCTAAAAGTGATACAAAGCAAAGACTCTTTCTACCTCAAGCCTGGAAATACCCAATACATCTATATTGACACCCTTCGACTCAGATATCTGAAAGAAAAAAAATTCAATTACAAAGATGTCAAAATTGTTATGACACAAGAAGATTTGAAGTATTTAATCGAGAAGTTGCAAATGCTTTTGAAAATCAAAAACGGAGAGGACGTTGACTCTTTGGTTTCTCAAGGGAAAAAGACGTATAAAAAACAAAAAACAATTGCTCAATTATGA
- a CDS encoding DUF1577 domain-containing protein: MKYMLGFYKFDPIKETKRAWDVVSDPKVIKNLILLKLGKHPLYLKYTYPPAEFTPANEKNDGLEFYFNPSLELSNKMILYLFMKKQLEFHFEFQELLSPGCAILRPTILHVSKVERKEPRFSVKGDEVVASNFRVSKNRITANNIQFQITSRIIFPQIEEAAKKTMGDIRILISNSEELPDVIKQKEINQPEIIQTNSQHLFVFPIVTYAKNKFIPLAYILYPLQKLPNEEEKSRIMIELERIANETFEKILEVNTTLIKTKQRILNISEGGLAIEITDPELIKLIPYQESITFDLIFKLVAPLRMQGEVKYIHKIKKEGDPTLIMGIEFTGLGYTEFRKSNIEILRNLLKKLTPI; this comes from the coding sequence ATGAAGTATATGTTAGGGTTTTATAAATTTGATCCCATCAAAGAAACAAAAAGAGCCTGGGATGTTGTGAGTGATCCAAAAGTGATAAAAAACTTGATCTTGTTAAAATTAGGTAAACATCCTTTGTATTTGAAATATACTTATCCTCCTGCGGAGTTTACCCCAGCTAATGAAAAAAACGATGGATTAGAGTTTTACTTCAATCCTTCTTTAGAGTTATCTAATAAAATGATACTTTATCTTTTCATGAAAAAGCAATTGGAATTTCATTTTGAATTCCAAGAACTTTTATCTCCTGGTTGTGCGATTCTAAGACCTACAATTTTACATGTGAGTAAAGTAGAAAGAAAAGAACCTCGTTTTTCTGTTAAAGGTGATGAGGTTGTAGCATCGAACTTCCGAGTGAGCAAAAACCGCATCACTGCAAACAACATCCAATTTCAAATTACTTCTCGCATCATCTTCCCTCAAATCGAAGAAGCCGCCAAAAAAACGATGGGAGACATTCGCATTTTGATTTCCAACTCAGAAGAATTGCCAGATGTGATAAAGCAAAAAGAGATTAACCAACCAGAAATTATCCAAACAAATTCCCAACATCTTTTCGTATTCCCAATTGTAACGTATGCCAAAAACAAATTTATACCGCTCGCATATATCTTATATCCTTTGCAAAAACTTCCCAATGAAGAAGAAAAAAGTAGAATCATGATTGAGCTCGAAAGAATAGCGAATGAAACCTTCGAAAAGATTTTAGAAGTCAATACAACATTGATAAAAACCAAACAACGCATACTTAATATATCCGAAGGGGGGTTAGCCATTGAAATCACGGATCCTGAGTTGATAAAATTAATTCCCTATCAAGAAAGCATAACCTTTGATTTGATCTTCAAGCTAGTAGCTCCGTTGCGCATGCAGGGAGAAGTCAAATATATTCATAAAATCAAAAAAGAAGGAGACCCCACATTAATTATGGGAATTGAGTTTACAGGATTGGGATATACAGAATTTCGTAAAAGCAATATTGAAATTTTGAGGAATTTACTGAAAAAGCTTACTCCTATTTAA
- a CDS encoding RluA family pseudouridine synthase: MGSSNQEYEWVVDSNGERLDVWLQQKFQTQYSRNTIQNFIKNKKVTIIDSQGKVLPEKKIKPSFRLEKGMKVLCDFHEVSSSVNINPIPMNLNILYEDQYLAIIHKPPNISVHPGQSETNEPTILNGILFHWKELQNQPIVIQNKTIIQRPGIVHRLDKMTEGLLLVAKNPSTQWKLSRMFQTREIKKTYIAWLLGTPKEEKGRIELPLKRNPKNRNKMMVDPQGRMAITEYETIKAITSTHHRKYTKVRIHLITGRTHQIRAHFHHLKCPVVGDDLYYHVDEKIKKYGLLLLAKALSFVHPETQELVHVEIDEPKRFLEFEKKCHHY; the protein is encoded by the coding sequence ATGGGCAGTTCAAATCAAGAATATGAATGGGTAGTTGATTCAAACGGCGAACGTTTAGATGTATGGCTTCAACAAAAATTTCAAACTCAATATAGTCGAAACACCATACAAAATTTCATCAAAAACAAAAAAGTAACTATCATTGACTCGCAGGGAAAAGTTTTACCAGAAAAAAAGATCAAACCTTCATTTCGTTTGGAAAAGGGCATGAAGGTTCTATGTGATTTTCATGAAGTTTCATCTTCAGTTAATATAAACCCCATTCCGATGAATTTAAATATTCTTTACGAAGATCAATACTTAGCCATCATTCATAAACCTCCCAATATAAGCGTTCATCCCGGGCAAAGCGAAACCAATGAACCAACCATCTTGAATGGTATTTTATTCCATTGGAAGGAATTACAAAACCAACCCATCGTCATACAAAACAAAACTATCATCCAAAGACCCGGAATAGTTCATCGACTGGATAAAATGACAGAAGGTTTGTTATTAGTTGCGAAGAATCCTTCTACCCAATGGAAATTGAGTCGGATGTTTCAAACCCGAGAGATCAAAAAGACCTACATTGCATGGTTATTGGGAACTCCCAAAGAAGAAAAAGGAAGGATAGAACTACCTCTAAAAAGAAATCCCAAAAACCGAAACAAAATGATGGTAGATCCTCAAGGAAGAATGGCTATCACAGAATACGAAACTATAAAAGCCATCACAAGCACACACCACAGAAAATACACCAAAGTTCGTATCCACTTAATCACGGGAAGAACCCATCAAATCCGTGCCCACTTCCATCACTTGAAGTGCCCTGTTGTTGGAGATGATTTGTATTATCACGTTGATGAAAAGATCAAAAAATATGGACTCTTACTTTTAGCAAAAGCATTATCCTTCGTTCATCCAGAGACTCAAGAACTCGTCCATGTCGAGATTGATGAACCTAAGAGATTCTTGGAATTCGAAAAGAAATGTCACCATTATTAG
- a CDS encoding prepilin peptidase: MSPLLETTFSYVYLFFLGASLGSFYKTLLERILYFFYSQHRKHFSKKERYYRLFFQPSFCYHCHQRIKRIYLLPVIGYWLSRGRCSHCKTPISKSYLVWEWGGGFLLMFFYKFFGVASFLLLFLVFQFLVIAQIDYQKFLIDFENLIILWVLSIVYLFLFDAWDSWEFWRFLFLKILLFVGTFLILFLITRGKKLGFGDVLLMIPISMIFDISEIIVIMFGASFLSILFILFYKKNQRSFAPLGSFLGYVSVMMLILKPLISFEELLAQI, encoded by the coding sequence ATGTCACCATTATTAGAAACCACTTTTTCTTATGTTTATCTTTTCTTTTTGGGGGCATCGCTGGGAAGTTTCTACAAAACCCTTCTTGAAAGAATCCTTTATTTTTTTTATAGTCAACATCGTAAGCATTTCTCAAAAAAAGAAAGATACTACCGCTTGTTTTTTCAACCCTCTTTTTGTTATCACTGCCATCAACGTATAAAAAGGATTTATCTTTTGCCAGTAATTGGATACTGGCTTTCTCGAGGGAGGTGTTCCCACTGCAAAACTCCTATTTCCAAGAGTTATCTTGTTTGGGAATGGGGTGGAGGATTTCTTTTGATGTTTTTTTATAAATTTTTTGGTGTTGCTTCGTTTCTTTTGCTTTTTTTGGTTTTTCAGTTTCTTGTTATTGCTCAAATTGATTATCAAAAGTTCTTGATTGATTTCGAAAACCTGATCATTCTTTGGGTTTTGTCGATAGTCTATCTTTTTTTGTTTGATGCTTGGGATTCATGGGAGTTCTGGAGGTTTTTATTTTTGAAAATCCTTCTTTTCGTAGGAACTTTTCTAATTTTGTTTTTGATTACTCGGGGGAAAAAACTAGGCTTTGGTGATGTTTTGTTAATGATTCCCATCAGTATGATTTTTGATATTTCGGAAATCATTGTGATTATGTTTGGGGCTTCGTTCCTTAGCATTTTGTTTATATTATTTTATAAAAAAAACCAACGTTCTTTTGCTCCTTTAGGCTCGTTTTTAGGATATGTTAGCGTGATGATGCTGATCTTGAAACCCCTGATTTCTTTTGAGGAACTTTTAGCTCAAATTTAG
- a CDS encoding thioredoxin domain-containing protein, whose product MKRAPNRLIHATSPYLLQHAYNPVDWHVWGEEAFQKAKSQDKPIFLSIGYSTCHWCHVMERESFEDEEIANILNTYFVPIKVDREELPDVDHIYITAVQMMGISAGWPLNVFLTPDLKPITGGTYFPPIRKWGMPSFKEVLWKIIDLWKNHRSQVNEVAENITHALQNRDVDIQNIKVSFSHFESIIDYFYLYFDAEKGGFLVNGKNKFPPSLNLLFLNQLYRKTPNQKILEMIQTTIVKMRNGGIYDQIGGGISRYATDHDWLVPHFEKMLYDNALFAWICLEAYRTFQKEVFLEIAKDVLEYLLRDMKHPEGGFYSAEDADSEGEEGKFYLWTKEEIESILKSYQYSPEEIQQVCDYWGIRPKGNFEGKTILSVVGKEISKELLNKTRQILLLERNKRIRPHRDEKILTSWNALMLTVLSQMLITTQNPVYNQALQQTLKFIFSHLTITSDFDHDAQTGYFYRSYSNHQKKTAPYVGTLSDHALMGSALVDVYKATGQREYLYYANRILKYILKYHFDPSGKLFETRDDEKYLIVRSSDFYDGVIPSGFSATMRLLVQLWNFGFESELYESVINKLILNYYPTAAQNPFAYSFFLMNVLKFYFLSQQLVVVYHEKQNKLTEIWELIGNSISSETVLGYVDESKEQTQKIPLLENHTRLNDLTTFYLCENFVCNLPTNDWDSIRASIR is encoded by the coding sequence ATGAAACGAGCTCCCAATCGTCTTATCCATGCAACCAGTCCTTATCTACTCCAACATGCTTATAATCCTGTTGATTGGCATGTATGGGGGGAGGAAGCCTTCCAAAAAGCCAAAAGTCAAGACAAACCCATATTTCTTTCGATTGGGTATTCTACATGTCATTGGTGCCATGTGATGGAAAGAGAATCCTTCGAAGATGAAGAAATAGCAAACATTCTCAATACTTATTTTGTTCCCATCAAAGTTGATAGAGAAGAACTTCCAGACGTGGATCATATTTACATCACGGCAGTCCAAATGATGGGAATCTCTGCGGGATGGCCCTTGAATGTGTTTTTGACTCCAGACCTAAAACCCATCACAGGTGGAACTTACTTTCCCCCCATAAGGAAGTGGGGAATGCCTTCTTTTAAAGAGGTTCTGTGGAAAATCATTGATTTGTGGAAAAATCATCGAAGTCAAGTAAACGAAGTAGCTGAAAACATCACACATGCACTCCAAAATCGTGATGTTGACATTCAAAACATCAAAGTTTCTTTTTCTCATTTTGAGTCCATAATCGATTATTTTTATCTTTATTTTGATGCAGAGAAAGGTGGCTTTTTGGTGAATGGGAAAAACAAATTCCCACCATCTTTGAATTTATTATTTCTAAACCAACTGTATAGAAAGACACCCAATCAAAAAATTTTGGAAATGATTCAAACCACCATCGTAAAAATGCGAAATGGTGGGATTTACGATCAGATTGGCGGCGGCATATCACGATATGCTACAGACCATGATTGGCTTGTTCCTCATTTTGAAAAAATGCTTTATGACAACGCTTTGTTTGCTTGGATATGTTTAGAAGCATATCGAACCTTTCAAAAAGAAGTATTCTTAGAGATTGCCAAAGATGTGTTAGAATACCTATTACGAGACATGAAGCATCCAGAAGGAGGTTTTTATAGTGCTGAAGACGCTGATAGTGAAGGAGAAGAAGGAAAATTCTATCTTTGGACCAAGGAAGAAATAGAATCGATCTTAAAATCCTATCAGTACTCTCCAGAAGAAATCCAACAAGTTTGTGATTACTGGGGAATTCGTCCAAAAGGAAACTTCGAAGGAAAAACCATTCTTTCAGTAGTGGGAAAAGAAATCTCCAAAGAGCTCTTAAACAAAACAAGACAAATCCTTCTTTTGGAGCGAAACAAACGAATAAGACCTCATAGAGATGAAAAAATTCTCACATCTTGGAATGCCCTCATGTTGACCGTTTTATCTCAAATGTTGATTACTACACAAAATCCCGTATATAATCAAGCATTGCAACAGACTTTAAAGTTTATCTTTTCTCATTTAACAATCACTTCTGATTTTGATCACGATGCTCAAACGGGCTATTTTTATCGAAGTTATAGTAACCATCAAAAGAAGACAGCACCTTATGTAGGAACATTATCCGATCATGCGTTGATGGGTTCTGCATTGGTGGATGTCTATAAAGCAACAGGTCAAAGAGAATACCTCTACTATGCGAATAGGATTTTAAAGTACATACTAAAATACCATTTCGATCCTTCTGGAAAGCTCTTTGAAACTCGAGATGACGAAAAATACTTGATTGTTCGTAGTTCTGATTTTTATGATGGAGTAATTCCCTCAGGATTTTCTGCTACCATGCGACTTCTTGTCCAACTTTGGAATTTTGGTTTTGAAAGTGAACTTTATGAAAGCGTGATTAACAAACTGATTTTGAATTACTACCCAACTGCTGCGCAAAACCCTTTTGCGTATTCATTCTTTTTGATGAATGTTTTGAAGTTTTATTTTCTTTCTCAACAATTGGTGGTTGTCTATCACGAAAAACAAAATAAACTAACAGAAATCTGGGAACTAATTGGAAATAGTATAAGTAGTGAAACCGTATTAGGATATGTTGACGAATCAAAAGAACAAACCCAAAAAATCCCTCTGTTAGAAAATCATACCCGTTTGAATGATCTAACTACTTTTTATCTATGCGAAAACTTCGTTTGTAATTTACCGACAAATGACTGGGATTCCATCAGAGCTTCGATTCGATAG